The Klebsiella aerogenes KCTC 2190 region GCCAGAAACTGATTAATTTGATGCTTTTCGTCGCGTTGATGCAACTTTTTATTAGGGTAATCATATCTCGCTTTGAAGCGAAAAATCTGCTGACTTGAACACACTTCAGCCACCATGGCGTCGTGATACAGGCGCACCGTCATTGACGGCAGGCTCCAGTAGCTCACCGCAGGCATAGTCTGTTCTATTGTCACTAATGTAGTGTAGCGGGTCGATTCGACCACCGTTAATCGATATTGCGCCGCCCCCACCTGATAGTTCGCCATATCGCCGACCGCCTCAGTGCGAGGCAACAGGCGGCGCAGCTGGGCGAAATTGGTTTCGCACAGGCGCATCATTTCCGGGAAGTCAGGTGTATAACGCTTCATATTATTTCCACTCGTTTCGTAAGCTATGATAATGCAGCTGCAGCCATTGCAGGGCGATGACAGAAGCCGCGTTGTCGATTTTCCCCTCTTCTACCCACTGGTAAGCCTGTTCCCGGCTCACCACATGCACCCGAATATCCTCGTTTTCTTCGGCCAGGCCGTGAATGCCTTTTGCTGTCGATGCATCAACTTCGCCCACCAGGATCGATAACCGCTCGCTGGTGCCGCCTGGGCTTGCCAGATAGCTTAATATTGGTTTGGTGCGCCCAACTTCAAGCCCGGCCTCTTCCAACGCTTCCCGGCGGGCGACATCTTCTACCGTTTCGCCTTCTTCTATCATCCCGGCGACCATTTCCAGCAGCCACGGGCTCTCGCTGGTATCATAGGCGGCAATGCGGATCTGCTCGACCAGCACAACTTCATCACGCACCGGGTCAAAGGGTAGCAAGACGGCGGCGTGCCCGCGCTCAAAAATTTCGCGGGTAACCTCGCCGCTCATCCCGCCGTTAAACAGGCGATGGCGAAAACGATACAAATCGAGCGAAAAAAAACCGCGATAGAGCGTTTCCCGTGCAATAATTTCTACATCGTTTTTAGAGAAGGTAATTCCCTGCTGATTAGGTTTGCTCATTGTCTGTGTCCTGCTCATCCGAAAGTAGGGATTTATAGGCCGTTTGGCTACCGTTTTACGGCCTGTATGTTAGATTGGTGCAAATTACCGCCCTATGGCACGTAACGCCAACTTTTTACGGCGACAGAGTCGATACAATCAGCGATTATTTTTAGAATTTGAGTAGCGCTAAATGCTTCACAACAAGGAATGCAAATGAAGAAACTTTTTCCCATCCTTATCGGCCTGGGCCTGACTGGCTTCAGCGCCATGAGCCAG contains the following coding sequences:
- a CDS encoding DUF1249 family protein; the protein is MKRYTPDFPEMMRLCETNFAQLRRLLPRTEAVGDMANYQVGAAQYRLTVVESTRYTTLVTIEQTMPAVSYWSLPSMTVRLYHDAMVAEVCSSQQIFRFKARYDYPNKKLHQRDEKHQINQFLADWLRYCLAHGAMAIPVC
- the nudF gene encoding ADP-ribose diphosphatase encodes the protein MSKPNQQGITFSKNDVEIIARETLYRGFFSLDLYRFRHRLFNGGMSGEVTREIFERGHAAVLLPFDPVRDEVVLVEQIRIAAYDTSESPWLLEMVAGMIEEGETVEDVARREALEEAGLEVGRTKPILSYLASPGGTSERLSILVGEVDASTAKGIHGLAEENEDIRVHVVSREQAYQWVEEGKIDNAASVIALQWLQLHYHSLRNEWK